The following coding sequences lie in one Methanothermobacter sp. MT-2 genomic window:
- a CDS encoding oxidoreductase, translated as MFISKSGKIKRLEKMGYRFVGENAHTAVKTCLWTKKSILDEGTCYKQKFYDIKSHRCLQMSPSIFSCQQKCLFCWRDLRSTKTAWEGDYDEPASIIDDCINAQRNLLCGFFGNEKANKKKLLEAQKPNNAAISLAGEPLLYPMINELIKEFHKRKFTTFLVTNGINHKALENLSEEPTQLYISLDAPSKKIHNKICRPQTKNAWECLNRSLELFPSFNCRKVLRITAVNGKNMTNPSGYASLIKKAQPDFVEVKAYMYLGYSRQRLEIENMPLFFEVYEFADEIAKLTNMDIIDESKESRVVLLG; from the coding sequence GTGTTCATTTCAAAATCAGGGAAAATAAAAAGACTAGAAAAAATGGGTTACAGATTTGTTGGTGAAAACGCGCATACTGCAGTGAAGACTTGTCTATGGACAAAAAAGAGCATATTAGACGAGGGAACATGCTACAAACAAAAATTTTATGATATTAAAAGTCACAGGTGCCTGCAAATGTCCCCAAGCATATTCTCCTGCCAACAAAAGTGTCTTTTCTGTTGGAGAGATCTCAGATCCACAAAAACGGCATGGGAAGGAGACTATGACGAACCAGCATCTATAATAGATGATTGTATCAACGCACAAAGGAACCTGCTCTGCGGATTCTTCGGAAACGAAAAAGCTAACAAGAAAAAATTACTTGAAGCCCAAAAACCCAACAATGCAGCCATATCACTAGCCGGAGAACCGCTACTATACCCTATGATCAATGAACTTATCAAAGAATTCCATAAAAGAAAATTCACAACATTCCTTGTTACCAATGGAATCAACCACAAGGCACTTGAAAACCTCTCAGAAGAACCCACCCAACTCTACATTTCACTAGACGCCCCTTCCAAGAAAATCCACAATAAAATTTGCCGGCCGCAAACAAAAAATGCATGGGAATGTCTGAACAGATCCTTAGAATTGTTTCCAAGTTTCAATTGTCGGAAAGTTCTGAGGATAACAGCAGTCAATGGAAAAAACATGACAAATCCAAGCGGCTACGCCTCCCTTATAAAAAAAGCCCAGCCAGACTTCGTGGAAGTGAAAGCCTACATGTATCTTGGATATTCGCGTCAAAGATTAGAAATAGAAAACATGCCACTATTCTTCGAAGTTTATGAATTCGCAGATGAAATCGCCAAACTAACTAACATGGATATAATCGACGAATCAAAAGAAAGTAGAGTAGTGCTCCTAGGCTAG
- a CDS encoding phosphoglycerate kinase, which produces MPLDFRTIDDLELKDKTVLLRIDINSPVDPHTGNILDDTRLKLHSDTIEELANMDAKVVILAHQSRPGKKDFTTLEEHAKVLSDIIGRPVKYVEDIFGCAARDEISKMKKGDIILLENVRFYSEEILKREPSIQAKTHLVRKLSPLVDYYINDAFAAAHRSQPSLVGFPMKLPSAAGRIMEKELKVLYSALENVKRPCVYVLGGVKVDDSIKVMANVLKKGSADHILTTGFVANVFLKAAKIDIGKCNEKLIKKRGYTNLIKVARKLMKKFNGKILIPVDVAVCKDDKRVEVPIDDIPNLPIYDIGLETIKIYAEKIRSAKTIVANGPAGVFENPEFSIGTEDLLNAISSSNGFSIIGGGHLAAAAVQMGFEDGMNHISSGGGAAISLLAGEELPAVKVLCDSVKS; this is translated from the coding sequence ATGCCACTAGATTTCAGGACAATAGACGATCTTGAATTGAAAGATAAAACCGTACTTTTAAGGATTGACATAAATTCGCCTGTAGATCCCCATACTGGGAATATACTCGATGATACGCGTTTAAAACTTCATTCAGATACCATAGAGGAACTTGCAAATATGGATGCTAAGGTGGTTATACTAGCCCATCAAAGCAGACCCGGTAAAAAGGATTTCACAACACTCGAAGAACATGCAAAGGTTCTATCAGATATCATAGGACGGCCAGTGAAATATGTGGAGGATATCTTTGGATGCGCTGCCAGAGATGAGATCTCCAAGATGAAAAAAGGTGATATAATACTCCTTGAAAACGTACGTTTTTATTCAGAGGAAATTTTAAAAAGGGAGCCTTCAATCCAAGCAAAAACCCACCTTGTCAGGAAATTATCCCCACTCGTTGATTATTATATCAATGACGCCTTTGCAGCAGCCCACAGATCCCAACCTTCACTTGTAGGTTTCCCAATGAAACTACCATCAGCAGCCGGGAGAATCATGGAAAAAGAACTGAAAGTTCTTTATAGTGCGCTTGAAAATGTTAAAAGGCCCTGTGTCTACGTCCTTGGAGGTGTTAAAGTCGATGACTCCATAAAAGTCATGGCAAACGTCCTAAAAAAAGGCAGCGCAGATCATATACTAACAACCGGTTTCGTGGCTAATGTCTTTTTAAAGGCTGCTAAAATAGATATAGGTAAATGTAATGAGAAACTGATTAAAAAGAGGGGCTATACTAACCTTATAAAGGTGGCCAGAAAGCTTATGAAAAAATTCAATGGTAAAATACTTATACCAGTTGATGTGGCAGTATGCAAAGATGATAAAAGAGTAGAGGTTCCAATTGACGACATCCCTAATCTCCCAATATATGACATTGGCCTTGAAACCATAAAAATTTACGCAGAGAAGATAAGGAGTGCTAAGACCATAGTTGCCAATGGCCCTGCTGGGGTTTTTGAGAATCCAGAATTTAGTATAGGCACTGAAGACCTTCTTAATGCGATTTCATCATCCAATGGGTTTTCTATAATTGGTGGGGGTCATCTAGCCGCGGCGGCGGTTCAAATGGGTTTTGAGGATGGTATGAATCATATAAGTAGTGGTGGTGGTGCTGCGATAAGTCTATTGGCTGGTGAGGAGTTACCGGCTGTTAAGGTTCTTTGTGATTCTGTGAAAAGTTGA
- a CDS encoding triosephosphate isomerase produces MRYDTPIVILNFKTYIEATGENALDLARVCEQVSDETGVNIVVAPQHMDLFRVAQNVKIPVVAQHIDPIDAGGHTGSILLECAKEAGASGTLVNHSEKRMKLADIQKVIGRVKETGLISIVCTNNVETSAAAAAMNPDFVAVEPPELIGSGIPVSKAEPEVVTETVDTVRSINPNVKVLCGAGISTGEDFKAALELGSEGVLLASGIILADNPREALLDLVSDI; encoded by the coding sequence TTGAGATATGATACCCCTATTGTAATACTAAATTTTAAAACTTATATTGAGGCTACTGGTGAGAATGCTTTGGATTTGGCCCGTGTTTGTGAGCAGGTCTCAGATGAGACTGGTGTTAATATTGTAGTCGCTCCACAGCATATGGATCTTTTTAGGGTGGCTCAAAATGTTAAAATACCTGTGGTTGCACAGCATATAGACCCTATAGATGCAGGCGGACATACCGGCAGCATACTCTTAGAATGTGCAAAGGAAGCTGGAGCCTCAGGAACCCTTGTAAATCATTCAGAAAAGAGGATGAAACTTGCAGATATCCAAAAGGTTATTGGGAGGGTTAAAGAAACGGGCCTTATTAGCATAGTTTGTACAAATAATGTGGAGACAAGTGCGGCTGCAGCTGCAATGAACCCTGATTTTGTGGCCGTGGAACCCCCAGAACTTATAGGTTCTGGCATCCCAGTATCTAAGGCAGAGCCTGAAGTAGTCACAGAGACTGTTGATACTGTTAGATCCATAAACCCAAATGTTAAAGTGCTCTGTGGAGCTGGTATATCAACTGGTGAAGATTTTAAGGCGGCCCTAGAACTTGGATCAGAGGGTGTGCTTTTGGCTTCAGGTATTATACTAGCCGATAACCCTCGTGAAGCTCTCCTAGACTTGGTGAGTGACATATAA